In one Cydia strobilella chromosome 25, ilCydStro3.1, whole genome shotgun sequence genomic region, the following are encoded:
- the LOC134752785 gene encoding uncharacterized protein K02A2.6-like has protein sequence MSGATFGLLSPFDHTTQSWETYKGRIAQWFIANDIDNTKDAGGKKRRAILLSALNDGTYKLATDLALPKQLQSVPYEDIVKLLDDHFTPKRCGFSERYKFYAATQQSGETFQQWAARLRGLSAYCEFSNVEEALRDKFVMGMLSGPEKEKLFARDLTVLSTLAKAVELAESVHCARAGAAASQPVQTSQDLFKVEQKRHRESTPGSSGGGDDKKEQCQVCGYYNHKTLQCRFAKSRCKKCKAKGHLKKMCKSVNFMTVNAVDEGDDDDDDGECYKIFNIRSNKGEPMIETVLMLNRPINLEIDTGAAVTALHVNTYKKHFSDVPLSVTKNRLITFTGDNIPCLGAVRLPVTYANQTHSLKVYVVRKAGADVLGRDFISQFNLELALITPVRYCAQDQDTSNIIRELEKRYASVFLDKLGKFNKYKVSLQLKENAKPVFIRARPIAFALRDKVDKEIDRLLSVGVLKPVDHSQYASPIVPVLKRNGAIRICVDYSTGVNKQLVVDQYPLPTVTELFAKLYGGKQFTKLDLSNAYNQFELDEKSQELTSVNTHRGLFTYTRMVFGLSSAPAVFQRAMEGVLAGVPGTLCLLDDVLVTGENTEQHLTRLNEVLRRLQDAGLTLQKEKCEFFKDEVNYLGYVIDKHGLHKSPLKVKAMIDAPIPQNEKQLQSFLGLVNYYRSFVPNASAVLSPLYDLLKKGVKWCWTKEHDRAFVAIKECLASEQVLAHFNPAADIVLTVDAGPCGLGAILSQIEADGTERPISFASRTLNAAEKRYSQLQKEATSIIFGIRRYHQYLYGRAVPFTLRTDHKPLLSIFGPYRGIPEVSANRLQRYAMFLSGYNYKIEYVRSADNNADFLSRACLPGPAPAGSRGPAARFANATTDIPDRASYINFVVDGNLPVTLNELRQHTERDTVLQKVINFISNGWPKKVSDEALKPYYLCRLQLSYENGCVMRGHKVVIPVKLQSVILAEVHQSHLGIVKTKAEVRSRFWFPGVDAALERLISACTVCIQQRPSPARAPLAQWEYPPCAFHRIHCDFLGPINGSSYLVIVDAYTKWVEAYNMKTNITSLATIEKICEFMSRFGIPHTLVTDNGTSFTSREFEAFCRLNGISHVTSPAYNAASNGQAESYVKIIKKGIKTSLLNGNGVQNSWKRLLKYLFDYRNSVHTTTGVSPAQLVYGRKLKTRLDLINPKIPSPSSPALADTVRKNQCLQNRPSMCRKAQVFTPGNLVLFKAFQANGKFKWCRGTIVKKVGKVVYIVKDNITSKTFKKHKNQIVLDKGHDCAYPSYWNEDIEIWEDDDDTSSPSPPAPSEELQPSTGEEGERTLIADPHPVTSEPSEPIDTPLESIPGDQSEEDEFLEALPGPATEPENRDSDVSADNDLVPTTPRTKRNRPKINYKPFFSNK, from the coding sequence ATGTCTGGTGCTACTTTCGGCTTATTGTCTCCGTTCGACCACACTACCCAGTCTTGGGAGACGTACAAAGGACGTATTGCGCAGTGGTTCATCGCGAACGATATTGACAACACCAAAGATGCCGGGGGGAAAAAGAGACGAGCGATCCTCCTTAGCGCACTCAATGACGGCACGTACAAGCTTGCAACGGACCTTGCGTTACCGAAACAGCTGCAGAGCGTGCCATACGAAGATATCGTCAAGCTGCTGGACGATCACTTCACTCCGAAACGCTGTGGATTCAGTGAGCGGTACAAATTTTACGCGGCTACACAGCAGTCAGGGGAGACTTTTCAACAATGGGCGGCACGGTTGCGCGGGTTATCGGCGTACTGTGAGTTCAGCAATGTGGAAGAGGCTCTTCGTGACAAATTCGTCATGGGAATGTTATCCGGTCCGGAGAAGGAGAAGCTCTTTGCGCGGGACCTTACGGTGCTCAGCACTCTAGCCAAGGCCGTCGAGCTGGCTGAAAGTGTACATTGTGCGCGCGCGGGGGCAGCGGCCTCACAACCGGTGCAAACATCCCAGGATTTGTTCAAGGTTGAACAAAAGCGACACCGAGAAAGTACGCCCGGGAGCAGCGGCGGCGGTGACGATAAAAAAGAGCAGTGTCAAGTGTGCGGTTACTATAATCACAAAACATTGCAGTGTCGTTTCGCGAAATCTAGGTGTAAAAAGTGTAAAGCTAAAGGGCATCTAAAAAAGATGTGTAAAAGTGTAAATTTCATGACGGTGAACGCCGTGGATGAGGgagatgacgatgatgatgatggtgagtGTTATAAAATTTTTAACATCCGTTCAAACAAAGGGGAACCGATGATTGAAACAGTTTTAATGTTAAACCGTCCGATTAATCTGGAAATAGATACAGGGGCAGCCGTAACTGCGTTGCATGTAAATACGTATAAAAAGCATTTTAGCGATGTACCATTGTCAGTTACAAAGAATCGGTTAATCACATTTACGGGTGACAACATTCCATGTTTGGGGGCAGTCCGCCTACCCGTCACTTACGCGAACCAAACTCATTCGCTTAAAGTTTACGTTGTGCGTAAGGCAGGCGCCGACGTCCTAGGTCGTGATTTTATTTCGCAGTTCAATTTAGAGCTTGCGTTAATTACGCCAGTCCGTTACTGTGCACAAGACCAGGATACTAGCAATATAATAAGGGAATTGGAAAAACGTTACGCCTCAGTGTTTTTAGATAAATtaggaaaatttaataaatataaagtcAGTTTGCAGCTAAAAGAAAACGCTAAACCGGTTTTTATCCGCGCGAGGCCAATTGCATTCGCCCTGCGGGACAAAGTCGATAAGGAAATAGATCGATTATTATCAGTAGGAGTTTTAAAACCGGTCGATCACTCACAGTATGCGTCACCCATTGTGCCGGTATTAAAACGTAATGGGGCGATAAGGATTTGTGTTGATTATTCGACGGGCGTAAACAAACAGCTGGTGGTTGACCAGTACCCCTTACCTACTGTAACCGAACTTTTTGCTAAGCTGTACGGCGGGAAACAGTTTACGAAATTAGACCTATCTAATGCTTATAACCAGTTTGAGTTAGACGAAAAGTCGCAAGAATTAACTAGTGTAAATACTCACCGCGGTTTGTTTACGTATACTCGCATGGTTTTCGGTCTCTCTTCGGCGCCTGCCGTGTTCCAGCGCGCCATGGAGGGGGTGCTGGCTGGTGTACCGGGCACGCTGTGCCTACTCGATGACGTACTCGTCACGGGCGAAAACACCGAGCAGCACCTAACCAGGCTGAACGAGGTACTTAGAAGGTTACAAGACGCCGGCCTCACGTTACAAAAAGAGAAGTGCGAATTTTTTAAAGATGAGGTAAATTACCTAGGCTACGTGATAGATAAACATGGCTTACATAAATCACCGCTTAAAGTCAAAGCTATGATAGACGCTCCAATACCGCAGAATGAAAAACAATTacaatcctttttagggttagTAAATTACTATAGGAGTTTCGTGCCGAATGCGTCGGCCGTTCTGAGTCCGCTATATGACCTGTTAAAAAAAGGGGTAAAATGGTGCTGGACTAAAGAACATGATAGGGCATTCGTGGCTATTAAAGAATGTTTGGCTTCTGAACAGGTGTTAGCGCATTTTAACCCTGCGGCTGACATAGTGCTGACCGTTGATGCTGGACCTTGTGGCCTCGGTGCCATTTTATCCCAGATTGAAGCTGATGGCACCGAACGGCCTATTTCATTCGCATCGCGCACCCTGAATGCTGCGGAGAAGCGTTATTCACAGCTTCAGAAAGAAGCAACCAGCATTATATTCGGGATACGAAGGTACCACCAGTATTTATACGGTAGGGCGGTACCGTTCACCCTTCGTACGGATCACAAGCCCCTATTGTCGATTTTTGGGCCGTATCGTGGCATACCGGAAGTGTCAGCAAATAGGCTTCAACGTTATGCTATGTTTTTAAGCGGTTACAACTATAAAATCGAATATGTTCGGAGCGCGGATAACAATGCAGATTTCTTATCTCGAGCCTGTCTTCccggcccggcgccggcgggGTCGCGGGGTCCGGCCGCGCGCTTCGCAAACGCCACGACTGATATTCCCGATCGAGCCTCGTACATTAATTTCGTTGTGGATGGTAATTTACCGGTGACATTAAACGAGCTGCGCCAGCACACGGAGAGAGATACTGTTTTGCAAAAagtgattaattttatttcaaacggTTGGCCTAAAAAGGTATCAGACGAGGCCCTGAAACCTTATTATTTATGTCGGTTACAGCTGTCTTATGAAAACGGTTGCGTCATGAGAGGTCACAAAGTGGTTATTCCAGTGAAATTACAAAGCGTAATCTTAGCGGAAGTGCACCAATCCCATTTAGGTATTGTAAAAACAAAAGCTGAGGTTCGGTCTAGGTTCTGGTTTCCGGGAGTAGACGCGGCATTAGAAAGGTTGATAAGTGCTTGCACCGTATGTATACAACAACGCCCCTCCCCCGCGCGTGCGCCGCTCGCGCAATGGGAGTACCCGCCGTGCGCGTTTCACAGGATACACTGTGATTTTTTAGGACCGATTAACGGAAGCTCATATTTAGTAATAGTAGATGCATATACAAAATGGGTAGAAGCCTATAATATGAAAACCAATATTACGTCTTTAGCGACTATAGAAAAAATCTGTGAATTTATGTCACGGTTTGGAATTCCACATACATTAGTAACCGACAATGGTACGTCGTTCACGTCGCGCGAGTTTGAGGCTTTTTGCAGGTTAAACGGCATTTCACATGTTACATCACCGGCATATAATGCGGCTAGCAATGGGCAGGCGGAATCGTACGTCAAAATAATTAAGAAGGGCATTAAAACCAGTTTACTGAATGGTAATGGGGTACAGAATTCGTGGAAAAGACTGCTGAAATACTTATTTGATTATAGAAATTCTGTACACACTACAACGGGGGTTTCGCCTGCTCAGTTGGTATATGGGCGGAAGTTAAAGACTCGGTTAGATTTAATTAACCCTAAAATACCGTCACCCTCATCCCCGGCGCTCGCTGATACAGTACGAAAAAATCAGTGTTTGCAGAATAGACCTTCAATGTGCCGTAAGGCGCAAGTTTTCACGCCAGggaatttagtattatttaagGCCTTTCAGGCAAATGGTAAATTTAAGTGGTGCCGAGGCACAATCGTAAAAAAAGTTGGTAAAGTTGTTTATATAGTAAAAGACAATATAACgtcaaaaacatttaaaaagcaCAAAAACCAAATCGTGTTAGATAAAGGGCACGATTGCGCTTACCCTAGTTACTGGAATGAAGACATAGAAATCTGGGAGGACGACGATGACACATCATCGCCCAGTCCGCCAGCGCCGAGCGAGGAACTGCAGCCTAGCACGGGGGAGGAAGGAGAACGGACATTGATTGCAGATCCACACCCTGTGACATCAGAGCCTTCCGAGCCAATAGACACACCGCTGGAGTCAATACCAGGAGACCAGTCCGAAGAAGATGAATTCCTGGAGGCCCTACCTGGTCCGGCCACTGAACCCGAGAATCGAGACTCTGACGTCTCCGCTGATAACGATCTCGTGCCTACTACCCCTCGGACAAAGCGCAATCGACCCAAGATTAATTACAAACCATTCTTTAGCAATAAATAG
- the LOC134752631 gene encoding homeobox-like protein HDP1, with protein MDMTDFEELIDLNIYFLSDSQNSTQGPLNDVLDKMCEAMDERNLAIDNNIKYNGISNNPKDPHENMTDVNELESISVPARLVNDSEDIENKDKINNCSNTNTFEQKKYNNRTKETITNGVIEFESILAATCLKNGYMKDKTNEITTNNENEVNEIVANDEVIDLEEFEDILDTNCFGNDCKEDESANTNDKNGLSQIVSNDDLDELKVILATEYLENSNLEEVVDKTDNTNVTNDEVIDLDEFISQNLYFDKDSTGVENCNSNTTSLEQNYETNNIVPYEVPVKLAVASNNKLVAAEICEEKDINSEDGYNSSDFEFITEDEASKAGLIIKIDKITIDENKYTQNRAVKIPNDNIGISNSRKNEASPLDYIKYSKYRYRRCYAQRSPEQHVIPEGDRYLDMFRGQYAPMVLNNLYSMGNKKCVPCGLMIAGTEDPGAELLFRAPKDHDNFKKYKGDADECLKKILATYPADNKRKKRRY; from the exons ATGGACATGACTGATTTCGAGGAGCTCATAGATCTAAACATATATTTTCTTTCTGACTCACAAAACAGTACGCAGGGACCTTTAAATGACGTCCTAGACAAAATGTGCGAAGCTATGGACGAAAGAAATTTAGCAATagacaataatataaaatataatggaATAAGTAACAATCCGAAAGATCCACACGAAAACATGACTGACGTGAACGAACTAGAAAGTATTTCAGTACCTGCACGCCTTGTTAACGATAGTGAAGATAtagaaaataaagataaaataaataattgtagtaATACTAACacttttgaacaaaaaaaatataataacaggACTAAAGAAACAATTACAAATGGAGTCATAGAATTTGAAAGTATTTTAGCAGCTACATGCTTGAAAAACGGTTACATGAaagataaaacaaatgaaataaccaCTAACAATGAAAACGAGGTTAACGAAATAGTTGCAAATGACGAAGTAATCGATTTGGAAGAATTTGAAGACATTTTAGATACAAATTGCTTTGGTAACGATTGTAAAGAAGATGAAAGTGCTAATACAAATGACAAAAACGGGTTAAGCCAAATAGTTTCAAATGACGATTTAGATGAATTGAAAGTAATTTTAGCAACTGAATACTTAGAAAACAGTAATTTAGAAGAAGTAGTAGATAAAACTGACAATACCAATGTGACAAACGACGAAGTAATTGATTTAGACGAATTTATCAGTCAAAATCTATATTTTGATAAAGATAGCACTGGAGTTGAAAATTGTAACAGTAATACTACAAGTCTCGAGCAGAATTATGAGACTAACAATATTGTACCATATGAAGTCCCAGTAAAGTTGGCAGTCGCATCTAACAACAAATTAGTAGCTGCAGAAATATGTGAGGAAAAAGATATAAATTCTGAGGATGGATACAATTCGTCAGATTTCGAATTTATAACAGAAGATGAAGCGTCGAAAGCCGGATTAATCATcaaaattgataaaattacaatcgacgaaaataaatatacacaaaataggGCAGTAAAAATACCTAACGATAACATTGGAATATCAAATTCTCGCAAAAATGAGGCAAGTCCATTAGACTAcataaaatatagcaaatatCGATACCGACGTTGCTACGCGCAGCGCAGCCCTGAACAGCACGTCATACCCGAAGGTGATCGGTATTTGGACATGTTCAGGGGCCAATATGCCCCCATGGTACTCAATAATCTGTACAGTATGGGGAATAAAAAATGTGTGCCTTGTGGACTAATGATTGCAGGGACTGAAGACCCCGGTGCAGAACTGTTGTTTCGCGCTCCGAAAGATcatgataattttaaaaaat ATAAAGGCGACGCCGATGAATGCCTTAAGAAGATCCTTGCCACTTACCCCGCAGATAATAAAAGAAAGAAACGTAGATATTAG